One part of the Trypanosoma brucei brucei TREU927 chromosome 4, complete sequence genome encodes these proteins:
- a CDS encoding ABC transporter, putative (similar to SP:P16970: ATP-binding cassette, sub-family D, member 3 (70 kDa peroxisomalmembrane protein) (PMP70). {Rattus norvegicus}) — translation MTVFELCKEYIASRSRNHELCACMLTGGVAAILAASAGLRSNKPLPLKAERSKPASSVNGKEAQAQDKVKVQSFAAAVRRFLALLEIAIPSIRSRESGMLMIISLLLISRTFLSLRITSVAAAVDKSAISGNPATVVRVVGLLLCWFAPVALANTTLRYCVGMLGLRLQSNLAHHLHRIYLNNDVFFAVASSHSVKNIDERITRHVASWSRNVAGFFTSILEPLINIVAFSYKVGSTSGSRTLAMVIGYYALFVAIAQKFSPDMEGLVAEQLSREGTLITAHNRLLKYAEELVMSKGQLFHRNLMNQYLESIVQHRSRAAFVQGRYGLMENLFLKYGSRILSNFVCLGVVLSRNTEATSGQDLLALFAETSYVFMKLSQGIGGLVRNCRGFFVLRSLTDEIYELQESIQHATEVQRTSRRALDDAPKGSAGEIVRGDYIAFENVPIILPTNEMLCRGLTLHVKPGMNLLIVGANGCGKSSLLRLLAGLWPLHGGRIVKPRMDQIYYVPQRPYVPCGTLRSQITYPKQLSELEVSESMLYECLEMAKLEDILSRPHITWDTVFSWSDGLLSLGEMQKLAIARLFYHRPHFAVLDECSSNMDIEIEERLYSMCKQLGISLISITHRRTVWRHHNWVLWFNDLGSFMFSPLSFNEHGTAVLTRVVAATDSSMIGRQVTLDVSDGKQ, via the coding sequence atgaCAGTGTTTGAGCTATGCAAGGAATACATCGCGTCTAGGAGCAGAAACCACGAGTTGTGCGCATGCATGTTGACTGGCGGCGTTGCTGCTATACTTGCAGCCTCTGCAGGGTTGCGGTCTAACAAACCGCTCCCACTGAAGGCTGAAAGATCAAAACCAGCGAGCAGTGTGAACGGGAAGGAAGCGCAAGCACAGGACAAGGTGAAAGTTCAGTCGTTTGCTGCAGCAGTCCGGCGCTTTCTTGCCTTACTTGAGATTGCCATTCCGTCCATTCGTTCACGGGAAAGTGGAATGCTGATGATaatttctctcctcctcattTCGAGGACATTTCTATCGTTACGTATCACCAGCGTTGCAGCGGCGGTGGACAAAAGTGCTATAAGCGGCAACCCCGCTACGGTGGTGCGCGTCGTTGGATTGCTATTGTGCTGGTTTGCTCCCGTTGCATTAGCGAACACAACCTTGAGGTACTGCGTAGGAATGCTGGGTCTGCGGTTGCAGTCTAACCTGGCCCATCACTTGCATCGCATTTATCTTAACAATGATGTCTTCTTTGCCGTCGCTAGCTCGCACTCGGTAAAAAACATTGACGAACGCATTACACGACACGTCGCAAGCTGGTCCAGAAACGTCGCGGGGTTTTTCACGTCTATCCTGGAACCACTAATCAACATTGTCGCCTTTTCGTACAAGGTGGGTTCCACCAGTGGGTCACGAACGCTAGCAATGGTGATTGGCTACTACGCATTATTTGTAGCTATTGCCCAAAAGTTTTCTCCCGATATGGAAGGCCTTGTTGCGGAGCAGCTCAGCCGCGAAGGTACCCTTATCACTGCGCATAACCGACTGCTGAAATACGCGGAGGAGTTAGTGATGTCCAAAGGACAACTGTTTCACAGAAATCTCATGAATCAATATCTCGAGTCGATTGTGCAGCATAGGAGTCGGGCAGCATTTGTGCAGGGGCGTTATGGTTTGATGGAAAATTTATTCCTGAAGTACGGCTCGAGGATACTGAGTAACTTCGTGTGTTTGGGAGTTGTCCTCTCCAGGAATACGGAGGCGACGAGCGGACAAGATCTCCTTGCTCTCTTTGCAGAGACTTCTTACGTTTTCATGAAGCTTTCGCAGGGGATTGGTGGACTTGTGAGGAATTGCAGGGGATTTTTTGTCTTGCGCTCCTTAACTGACGAAATTTACGAGCTCCAAGAAAGCATTCAACACGCTACGGAGGTTCAACGGACGAGTAGACGAGCACTGGACGACGCTCCGAAGGGCAGTGCTGGTGAGATCGTGCGTGGCGACTACATAGCATTTGAGAATGTGCCCATTATTCTCCCAACCAACGAAATGTTGTGCCGGGGACTGACGCTGCACGTGAAACCAGGAATGAATCTCCTCATTGTTGGCGCCAACGGTTGCGGTAAGTCGTCTTTGTTACGGCTTCTGGCTGGGCTCTGGCCGCTTCATGGTGGTCGTATTGTAAAGCCTCGTATGGATCAAATCTACTACGTACCACAAAGACCATATGTCCCCTGTGGCACGCTGCGCAGTCAAATTACGTACCCGAAGCAATTATCAGAACTCGAAGTGAGTGAGTCCATGCTGTACGAATGTCTTGAAATGGCCAAGCTGGAAGACATACTCTCAAGGCCGCACATCACGTGGGACACCGTCTTCTCGTGGTCTGACGGTCTGCTGTCGTTAGGCGAAATGCAGAAACTCGCGATTGCGCGTCTCTTTTACCACCGGCCGCACTTTGCCGTACTTGACgagtgcagcagcaacatggATATTGAGATAGAGGAGCGGTTGTACAGCATGTGCAAGCAGTTGGGCATCTCATTGATATCCATCACCCACCGCCGTACCGTGTGGCGGCACCATAATTGGGTTTTGTGGTTTAACGACCTCGGGTCCTTTATGTTCTCACCGCTTTCCTTCAACGAACATGGGACGGCGGTGCTCACACGCGTCGTGGCCGCAACGGACTCATCAATGATTGGGCGTCAAGTGACACTTGATGTATCTGACGGGAAACAGTGA
- a CDS encoding mevalonate kinase, putative (similar to Mevalonate kinase (EC 2.7.1.36) (MK). (Swiss-Prot:Q58487) {Methanocaldococcus jannaschii}), translated as MHVAVKDKTTRHHIGYGKVILFGEHFVVYGAESIVAGINEYTTCEISRLKHKPNVVEVIDERPAVPGYIKEKREEQRVAHGLVLRHLNIDTSKDGLLVKLGGPLVPSSGIGASASDVVSLSRALNELYSLNLSEEAVNRSAYAGECGYHGTPSGVDNTAATYGGIILFRRALKKSVFSRLALGKTLSIIVCSTGITASTTKVVADVARLKAAQPSWFDDLFEQYNACVREAKKALQSGNLRRVGELMNINHTLCQKLTVSCPELDAIATCCRTFGALGAKMSGTGRGGLVVALAANTQERDRIAKAVREQCKEAKFVWRYSVQPGGSKL; from the coding sequence ATGCACGTGGCTGTTAAGGACAAAACGACGCGCCATCATATCGGCTACGGCAAAGTGATCCTCTTCGGAGAGCATTTTGTTGTATACGGTGCTGAGAGCATTGTAGCAGGTATTAACGAGTATACAACATGTGAAATCTCTCGATTGAAGCACAAACCTAACGTTGTGGAGGTTATTGACGAAAGACCTGCGGTGCCCGGCTACATCAAAGAAAAGCGGGAAGAGCAGCGGGTTGCGCACGGGCTTGTGTTACGCCACCTGAACATTGACACGAGTAAAGACGGCTTGCTTGTGAAACTCGGTGGTCCGCTTGTTCCAAGCAGCGGCATTGGCGCCTCCGCAAGTGATGTTGTTTCGCTTTCACGAGCGCTGAATGAGTTGTACAGCCTCAACCTCAGTGAAGAAGCCGTGAACAGAAGTGCGTACGCAGGCGAGTGTGGATACCATGGAACTCCAAGCGGCGTCGATAACACAGCAGCTACTTACGGTGGGATCATTTTGTTCCGCCGTGCGCTGAAGAAATCGGTTTTCAGTCGCCTGGCGCTCGGTAAAACTCTTTCTATCATTGTTTGCAGCACCGGTATTACCGCAAGTACGACAAAGGTCGTAGCCGATGTTGCGCGCCTGAAGGCCGCTCAGCCGTCGTGGTTTGACGACTTATTTGAACAATACAATGCGTGTGTCCGTGAAGCAAAGAAGGCACTGCAGAGCGGGAATTTGCGCCGCGTTGGGGAACTGATGAACATAAACCATACCCTATGCCAAAAACTAACGGTTTCATGCCCTGAGTTGGACGCCATTGCAACGTGTTGTAGAACTTTCGGGGCACTTGGAGCAAAGATGTCAGGCACAGGTCGGGGTGGCCTTGTGGTTGCGCTTGCCGCAAACACTCAAGAGCGGGACCGCATTGCAAAAGCTGTGAGGGAACAATGCAAAGAGGCAAAGTTCGTCTGGAGGTACAGTGTTCAGCCCGGCGGAAGTAAGCTATAG
- a CDS encoding C-5 sterol desaturase, putative produces the protein MTTVVMSVALTAAVFLGFSLYNRMVVPLIARVVGGRIPTRAQCLKTLTFKDRLFIALSKLFTVLFVYHSYLFITDTEVSNMSLNFNDFNVVLCGVAWMPVHLVALFIIYDFFYTLFHWALHWRPIYPLIHKHHHRQVTPFRGNDDAVNDHPIEYVIGEYNHIFALYLLTRIAPAGQVHVLTAILFVFIGGTLASLNHTRIDVYIPYVFNVRAHDLHHYQFKYNYGQYIMLWDWVFGTYKCSRVHGS, from the coding sequence ATGACCACAGTGGTGATGAGCGTGGCGCTAACCGCTGCCGTTTTCCTCGGTTTCTCCCTCTACAACCGCATGGTAGTACCACTTATTGCGCGCGTGGTGGGTGGCCGCATCCCGACGCGAGCGCAATGCCTTAAAACCCTAACGTTCAAGGACCGGCTGTTCATCGCGTTATCAAAGCTTTTTACGGTTTTGTTTGTATATCACTCCTACTTGTTCATCACCGACACCGAGGTGAGCAACATGTCGCTTAACTTCAACGATTTTAATGTTGTCCTCTGTGGTGTCGCGTGGATGCCTGTTCACTTGGTGGCGTTGTTCATCATATACGATTTCTTTTACACGCTCTTCCACTGGGCGTTGCACTGGAGGCCGATATATCCGCTGATACACAAGCACCACCACCGGCAAGTTACACCATTCCGCGGGAACGATGACGCCGTCAATGATCATCCCATTGAATATGTAATTGGGGAGTACAACCATATATTCGCGTTGTACCTTCTCACGCGTATTGCACCTGCCGGTCAGGTACATGTGCTGACTGCGATTCTGTTTGTATTTATAGGCGGAACGCTAGCGAGCCTCAACCACACGCGAATTGATGTGTACATTCCATACGTCTTTAATGTGCGTGCACACGACCTCCATCATTACCAATTCAAGTACAATTACGGGCAGTACATCATGCTCTGGGATTGGGTATTTGGAACCTATAAATGTTCCCGCGTCCATGGTTCATGA